A single window of Nicotiana sylvestris chromosome 5, ASM39365v2, whole genome shotgun sequence DNA harbors:
- the LOC138868919 gene encoding uncharacterized protein gives MNLQFENGLQATVDEGEKKKLTQENEALKVQIRKMRIAARNLERSRADERLISSLRKKALECQVRNLQFENGLQATADEGEKKKLTQENEALKVQIRKMRIASRNPERSRADERLISSLRKKALECQDNLEKSEVNLAKVQAQLAKNAEGRAHFVQQMKRRYEGTITSLKRKVTTLENEAAKQAKDFKADREHCYDLMA, from the coding sequence atgaatcttcagtttgagaatggtttgcaagccaccgtagatgaaggggaaaagaaaaagctcACTCAGGAAAATGAGGCCCTCAAAGTTCAAATCCGGAAAATGAGAATAGCTGCCAGAAACCtggaaagaagccgagcggatgaaaggcttataagcagtctgagaAAGAAAGCACTTGAGTGTCAAGTCAGGAATCTTCAGTTTGAGAATGGATTGCAAGCCAccgcagatgaaggggaaaagaaaaagctcACTCAGGAAAATGAGGCCCTCAAAGTTCAAATTCGGAAAATGAGAATAGCTTccagaaacccggaaagaagccgagcggatgaaaggcttataagcagtctgagaAAGAAAGCACTTGAGTGTCAAGATAACCTAGAGAAGTCCGAGGTCAATCTAGCAAAGGTCCAGGCTCAATTGGCAAAGAATGCAGAAGGGCGAGCACattttgtgcaacaaatgaaaagaagatatgaagggacaatcactagCCTGAAGAGAAAAGTAACTACTctcgagaatgaggcagccaagcaggccaaagattttaaagctgatagggaacactgttatgatttgatggcttag